Below is a genomic region from Brassica oleracea var. oleracea cultivar TO1000 chromosome C9, BOL, whole genome shotgun sequence.
CAGCATGTGCAATAGCTTTTGGTATCGCAAGAGCAGGAGCAGTAGTGAAAAACTCTGGTTCCTGTAGGGTTTGGGTCTCACTCAATGAATGGAACAAAACATCTAAAAATACTGCATTTTAAGAAAGGGAGGCAGAGCAGTATCATAACTGATGTACCTGAGCTGCATCACCATAACCTTTAATTTTTGCGAGTACTTGAAGTCCTAGCTGAAGCGCTTTCTCTCCACTCACTAAGACAAGGGCAGCTGCACCATCACTGTTCAGAGGGAAACAAAAAACTTTACTTAAGAAAAACAGAAGTTAAAACTCTTGATGAGTATATAACCTTATGCTAGAGGCATTTCCAGCTGTAACAGTGCCTCCATTCTCCTTGAAACTCGGACGGAGTTTTCTCAGTTTTGCAGCATCAAACTGAGATAGTAAGAGATCATACATGTAGCAAAGCATACTAATTTAGTTCTCATTTATTGTTTACATGTAAAAATAGTATGCAACAGGTGAGTAGCAAAAAGAAAGACCAGTTCACGTTCACTGGAGAACATAGGCCTGCGGTTATTAACCGAACCAAACCTGTCAGTTTGTTTCGGTTAGAGGGTCCGGTTCAATTTGGCAACTAAAACAAAAATTCAGTTTTCTAAAAGAAAAAAAATTACCAAACAATACCAATGTTAACCAAATTTCTTTCCGGTTCATTTCGGCGAGATTTCGACCGACACGAACTAACCGAATTATGAGCTAACCGAAGAAACTGACCCGCAGGACTAGGAGAACATATATCAGGGCATTAATGAATGTATAATCTATATAACCAAAAGGACACATAACTCACCTTCCCAGGACCTTCGTCCTTGTCAACAATGGTTGATGGCCTACCCCTTCCTCCTGAAACTTCAACCTGTATGACCAATCTCCAGTTATTGTATTCACCAAGTATATATATATGGCATCAACGAAAGACTAAACAAAAAATATACTAACCGGGACAATCTCCCATGTGAAGGCGCCAGCTTCCTGAGCAGCAATACCACGCTCAAAACTCTGAACAGCGTAGTCATCCTGCATATTCATCAATAAGACACCAAATCAACTATTTAATGTTTTGCGTTTCAATGAAACCTAATAAACATACAACAAGCATCACGGTCTTAATTCAAGAAAAGATTTAAGGAACAACATACTTGCTGCTCCCTAGTTATCTGAAACTTCTCAGCGCATAACTCTGCACAGCTTCCCATCCCACAGTCGTTATAGACATCCCACAGTCCATCCTTAAGCATCCCATCTACTAGAGAATCATGACCAAACCGAGATCCTTTCCTGCATTAAATTTTTTTTTGAATAAGAAACTATTGAAATAGATATATGCATATACTACATCATTTTACCTAGCTTCTGCCAGGTATTTTGGTGTATTAGACATGCTTTCCATGCCACCCGCGACGACTACATCATTGATCCCCAACTGGATACTCTGAGCAGCAATCACCACCGCTGAAACCACACATAAAACATTTTATCTCCCTCATCTTTTTTTCCTGGAACTATATATAAAAAAAAAAACAGAGTTCTCACCTTTCATGCCTGAAGCACACACCTTGTTGACTGTAGTACAGATAACAGAGTTAGGGATCCCTGCACCTAAAGCAGCCTGACGAGCAGGAGCTTGGCCCAAATTAGCACTAAGAACATTGCCGAACACAACTTCTTGGACGAGAGACGGGTCAACATTTGCCCTCTTCAGAGCAGCTGAAATAAAAGCAAAAGCAGAGTCAACTACATAGCCCCTACAACAGAGAACTGCTCTGTTTTTTTAAGGAAAAACAGACCTGTGATAGCAACGGATCCAAGCTTTGTAGCGGGTAAGGACGAGAGAGATCCAAGAAAGCCACCCATTGGAGTGCGTGCAACACCCACAATGCAAACATCTGTAACAAAACTCGTTTAATAAAACAGAAGAATCAGGAAGAGAAGAGTGAGTGGTGAAGAGAGATAGATACCTCTGGGATTGACGGAATCTGCTGAATGGGCCATCGGAAATCTACACAAAATGGAGTCGAATGGTTGAAAGTCAACAATGGACACGTCTCATCAAAGAGATAGATCCATTTAATAAAGAGGTTCACGAGAAATGCGGAGATCTAATGGGATCGCTTACCTTTATACTTCAGTTCAGAGAGCGCGCGAAGGACGGGGAGAAGTGAAAGAAGTGACTTGTTTCCGTATATGATAACGACAATCAGTTGTGCAATATAGCTGGAACAGGGAGAGAGAGTGTTGTATAAAAAACAGTGTGTCTTGGTTGGTGAACCAGCGACGATAACTACGATGAAGCGCAACACGACGGATATGTGATCTCCACTAAATCTTTGTTTTCTTTTTAAATTAATTTATTGTATATTTATCCAATCAACCCCCTTGTTTTACATAAGTTCTACAAATAGCAGTGTATTTTTTAAAAAAATAGGTAACTAACATGAAACTTAAACTATTTACAAAAAAACTTATGATTGATGACCTGATGTTCAACTTTTGTAAAAAAAGAAAGGTAATTAACATGAAATTGAAACTTTAGCTATTTACAAATACTAATCTATTTCAACAAAAATTAGATAATTTTTTTTTTAACCTAGTTTGAAACTTGAAACTTTAGCTATCTACAAAATTTGTGATTGATGTTCAGCTTCTTGTAAAAAAAAAGGTATTTAACATGAAACTGTAGCTATTTACAAATATCAATCTATTTCAAAAATAATAAGGTAATTAACTTGAAACTTTAGCTATTTACAAAAATTTCACATTTCGAACATAAACT
It encodes:
- the LOC106313526 gene encoding acetyl-CoA acetyltransferase, cytosolic 1, producing the protein MAHSADSVNPRDVCIVGVARTPMGGFLGSLSSLPATKLGSVAITAALKRANVDPSLVQEVVFGNVLSANLGQAPARQAALGAGIPNSVICTTVNKVCASGMKAVVIAAQSIQLGINDVVVAGGMESMSNTPKYLAEARKGSRFGHDSLVDGMLKDGLWDVYNDCGMGSCAELCAEKFQITREQQDDYAVQSFERGIAAQEAGAFTWEIVPVEVSGGRGRPSTIVDKDEGPGKFDAAKLRKLRPSFKENGGTVTAGNASSISDGAAALVLVSGEKALQLGLQVLAKIKGYGDAAQEPEFFTTAPALAIPKAIAHAGLESSQVDYYEINEAFAVVALANQKLLGISPEKVNVNGGAVSLGHPLGCSGARILITLLGILKKRNGKYGVGGVCNGGGGASALVLELV